Within Melospiza georgiana isolate bMelGeo1 chromosome 21, bMelGeo1.pri, whole genome shotgun sequence, the genomic segment GAGGGCGGCCACGGGCCCTTCCTCCCCGGCTGCTTCCCCCGGACCACCTGGGGCCGCCTGGCGCCGCGGGATGCGGCCACACGCTCGCTGTCCTTGTCCCCTCATTGCCTGCCCGGGCTGGTGGCACCGAGGTGGGCGAGGGAAGGAGGAACGTGCCCGCTTGTGCCCGTTGCCATTGCGGTCGGGCAGAGCCCTCGTCATTTCTGTCACCTCTGAGTCACAGCGGTGACCACGAGACCGCTGGGGAGGGTGGGGATGGTCGCACTCCGagggttttggggggctccaGGGCGGCAGCAaagcagtgtccccatgtccccgtgcTGCCGAGCATGGAGGGGTCCCCATCGTGGTCCCCCCGTCCCCCTGCTCGGCTGGCGGTGCCTCCCGGGGGCTCTACGCCCTCCTCACACACTTCCTGCCGTCTGTTTCCAATTCCTCCTGGCGTCTGCTCCTCCCCGCTTTCTTccaattaggaaaaaaaaaaaaaaaaaatcccaggcaTCTTCTCAGCGTGCTGCTcgcagagcctggagctgctgtgccctgcttgagggggctggggctgcacgggcaggggcagagggtgCCCGTGGTGCCCATTCGTGGGGCACACAGGGTCAGGGGTTATCCTGAGGGATTTCTCCTGTGCCCAGGTCTTTCTCCTGAGGGTCTCTCTGCTCCAGGGTGGGTCTGGGGGTGTGGGGAGCTCAGGGGGGTCTGGGGATGTGGAATGATGCCCTGCATGGCGCCAATTCTTGGGAGAACCAAGCAGCTGATGGGCACAGGATCACATTTTGCAGCTTGGTGGGATGAAATCTGGCGCCCTACCCACATCCTTGAATCCTGACCgtgtccctccctcctctcccctaGGAGTGACCCATCGGTGACACCGGTGACATCCCAGCTGCGCAGCCCCATCTGTGAGCAGCATACACGGGACCCAGCGCGGCACAGCCTCCCCTGGGCGCCACCATGCCCATCCTCAAGCAGCTCGTGTCCAACTCGGCGCACTCCAAGCGCCGCTCGCGCGCCGACCTGACGGCCGAGATGATCAGCGCTCCCCTGGGCGATTTCCGCCACACCATGCACGTGGGGCGCGCCGGCGACGCCTTCGGGGACACCTCCTTCCTCACCAGCAAGGCCGGGGAGCCGGCGCCGGAGGCGGGAGAGGAGCCCGGAGCCTCCAAGCCGGGCCTGCTGTCGCGGCGCTTCCGCAGCAGCAAGCGCTCGCAGTCGGTGACGCGCGGCGACCGGCAGGACATGCTGGGCTCGCTGCGCGACTCGGCGCTCTTCGTCAAGAACGCCGTGTCCCTGCCGCAGCTCAACGAGAAGGACGTGGACAGGAGCGCGGGGCAGCTGCCCAAGAGCCTCTCGTCCAGCCCCGTGAAGAAGCTGCCCGAGGAGGGCAGCCCCGAGGAGCAGCAGCGCCCCAACGGagcggccgcggggccgcggAGCCCCGGGCTGGACGAGCGCGACTTCGGGGACATCACGGACCTGCCCGTGGGGCTGGCCAAGGGCGGCGCGGGCTTGAAGCACGCCGAGTCCATCATGTCCTTCCACATCGACCTGGGGCCCTCCATGCTCGGCGACGTGCTGAGCATCATGGATAAGGATCAGTGGGAGCAGGACGAAGACGCCGaggtggaagaggaggaggaggaggaggaggaggaggaaggggaggccGCCCCGCCTGGCTCCCCGCTGGCGGCCCCGCCGAGCCAGAGCCCGGCCCGTGGTGCCGGTGGCCgcagccccagggacagcagcccgGTGTCCAGCTGCCCCTCGGAGcgcagccctgtgcccaggccgCCGAGCCAGCGGGGAGCGGCCCCGAAACGCCCTGACAAGGAGTTCTCGTTCGCcgatgaggatgatgatgagaTCCGGGTATAGAGGAGGGCCGAGGCCGAGGTCTGGTTCTCACTGAGCTTGCTTGGACACGGGGCTGGACACGCCaagaggtggcactggggaggATTTGGCTCCAGCCCGGTTCCCTCATGTGCTgtggcaggacagagctctgctcccGGGGCCGGGCTGTTCctgacagccccaggcagctccagcactccTGGGAGGGGAAGCAGACTCGATTTCGGTTCTTTCTGTTGGACTTTGGATATTAGCTCCTTTCTCCTGCCCCCCTGCCCGTGTAAAGCGATTTAGGATCCAACAAGACGAGCCTTTGGAGTTTTGGCCCTTttagtaatatatatatattttccacCGTACAGTTTTTACTGTTTTCTGATTTGTACTTACCTTTCTCTACTCTCTTTTGGTTTTAACTGAGGGAAGATTTTCCCGTGAGGAAGAACTTGGCTCTGGAGCTCAGAGGTGGCCTGGGACTatgggcagctccagcttcctgggatttttggggacagaaaaactttttttctgcagaCCAAGATTCTCCCAATGCCGTGGCAGGTGCTCGCTCCCATCCCtcggatggatggatggatggatggatggatggatggatggatggttcCATCCCAGATGTTTGACTCTCCAGGGGTCGCAGGGGTGCTCCCAGCCGGCTCCAGGGACGCTGATGGAAGTGAGTGTGGGTCTGTCCCCTGTGGGAGGAGCTCCTGGAAGGCACCGGGATCCCGATGGGGCCGGGCAGTGGCGGGAGCAGGCGGCTGGAACAGGAGCTTTTATACCGTGTATGTACAAATGcaaggaataaaaggaaatggTAGTGACCGCAGTGGCCTGAGTTCCTCAGGGGTGACACCGAGGGGGGACCTGCTGCCCGAGCAGCTCCAGTGTCCCcgtgctgccccatccctgcccatccctggccgCAGTGTGGGCACCTGCCGGGCCGAGCTCTCTCTGCCGTGTCctgaggaagcagcagagcccccGCTGGCCGGATCTGGCTCGGGGCTGGGACCCTGgggccaggcagctcctgccaagggctggctctgccaggctgccctgtcctgcccagccccgctccctgcGGCCGGGGAGGAGGGGACcgtgctgtggggacaggaccggactggctgtccctgctcccacgGGCTGGGGGCCAAGGGGTCCCTCCTGGGGGTTCCCggccctgtggggctgccctggccctggaTGATCCTGGCAGAGCGATCAGGAGTCACTGTGATCCCACAGCCAGCTTCCCACAGGGAGAATGGGgctctgccagtgctgggagTGATTCTCCATTCCACCCCttggatggagctgggctgagaGGGGGCGAAGTGCCAGGAATGGccccacagcctttccctgagCACCATCCTCCTCGCTGCAGAGAGAGAATGATCTATCCCCCCAAACAGCTTTGGGAGGCGCTGGATGCCCCTGCCCACCCAAATGGTtctccctggagcagccaggggagcGAGCAAACGCTGTGGGGACACAATGGGGTCCTGTCCTGTCACCCCGGCCAGGGGACATTGGGCCATTGTCCGGGACAGGGAGaacaacagcagctgcagctggaggctctgagctcagcaagctgctctgccctggtcACTGTGCCAGGGTCCCCTGCCCCATGCCCTGCTCCTGGTCACTGTGCCAGggtccccatcccatcccctgcccctgGTCACTGTGCCAGGGtcccctgtcccatcccctgctcctggtCACTGTGCCAGGGTCCCCTGTCCCATCCTCTGAGCCAATCACTCTGGTCACTGTGCCAGGGtcccctgtcccatcccctgcccctgGTCACTGTGCCAGGGTCCCCTGAGCCAATGCCCCTGGTCACTGTGCCAGGGTCCCCCGTTCCATCCTCTGAGCCAATCACTCTGGTCACTGTGCCAGGGtcccctgtcccatcccctgGCCCTGGTCACTGTGCCAGGGTCCCCTGAGCCAATGCCCCTGGTCACTGTCACCTGGGGGGTCACTCCTCTTGTCCCTTAGGGATGCTGTGGCACAAAGCGGCGCGGTTCGGTCcccgggctgggctgtgctgtgctccccgGGGCTGTGGGGCGGGCAGCAGCCCTGCGGTGACACTTGACGGGCcgcctgtcactgtcactgtcactcgGCCGCCCTGATCTTTGTGACGCCTGTCGGCTCCGGGCTGGGCTCGGCCGCGCCGCGGTGCCGCGAGGTGATGGGGCAGAAAGcgccagcagggctgcagagcgTGAGCACGGccgggacacggggacagcgacagcggggacagcgacAGTGCCGcgtgtgctgggctggggcactgaCACCGGCACCGCCAGTGCCCGGCCAGCACCGACAGCCAGGCACCCCCAGCGTCCCCAAAGCCCTGGGTGGGCACAGTGATGTTTGTCACACCCCCGGGATGGGCACAGTGCCATTTGTTACAccctcctgtcacagacacattttatgaaaaatcctttccttaggatttttcctcctgagaggctgaggggcctcaggaacaaaatgtaaacattgattatctgctgctgtgggatgcaacaggtgcatctgggattggtctcatggggttgtttctaattaatggccaatcacagtcagctggcttggattctctgtccgagccacaaacctttgttatcattctattctattctattctattctattctattctattctattctattctattctattctattctattctattccattccattccattccattccattccaagccagccttctgatgaaatcctttcttctattctttcagtatagttttaatataatatatagcataaaataataaatcaagccttctgaaacatggagtcagatctacatctcttccctcatcctgggacccctgtgaacacggtcacacttCTAGGGTGGCACCAGGGTGTCCCATAGGGTGGGCAGTGGgtgcccagcaccctgcagcacccacGGGCAGAGTGTGGCAGTGCTGGTCCAGTGCTCTGATGCCAAGTGACAGAATGGGAGCAGGGCTCCACAGGCCgcggcagccccagggctgagcagggatggagctctgggATAAATCCAGGGATAaatcctgctccaggtgggctCCAGCAAACCCACAGAGCCCTGGTTGTGCCCAGAACGTGCCACTGGAGCCTGGCACCCGTGAGAACCCCATAGATTTCGTGCCAAAGGGTTTTTGCCCTTTGGGCACAGCAGCTCATCCCGTGGAGTTTTGTTCCCCAGAACTGGGGTGTTGTggtctgagctgctgctccagtgccttCACACAGGTCCTGGCCAGTCCCACCAGTACAAACTGGGCtgggccaggcacagctctgaaTTTGAAGGGAATGGTTCCTGGGGTTGAGGTGCACTCGGCTACAGCAGAATTGTCACATAATCTCTAATGACAGCTCAGGACAAGGTGTTGTCCCCTGTCCCAACCAGGGGATCTGGGACTCTGCAGGCTCCAGGAGCTCTCCTGCCCCCACAGATCCCTCTAAAGCTTTCTCACTTCACTGTTAAAGCTGCCTGACCGCAGAGGGGTGAGCACAGGGATTTGAGGGAATTTAAAGGGAATGGTTCTTGGGGTTCAAGTGCACTCAGGGATGGAAGTTCCCTGCCTGTGGATGGAGCAAGGAGGGCTCTGAGGAGCATTCCGCAAGAAACCACTCCATGATTTGTTAGGATGCAAAGGTGTGGCCCCttccaggagcccagggctgtggctctGTCGTGCCAGGCACTGGAGAGCGGggcaggggctggtgctgctgtgcccagagcgCCCCAAACACGCCCAGCACCCACCCCGTGCTGCTGGAACgctccatcccagcactctGGCCGTGTTTGTCTCCATGCAAGGCCTCCAAGTGAGGGGTTAACCcagcccccaggcagccccagcccctttCCTGGAGGAGAAGCAGATGTGGGAGTGGGGAGGCTGAGAGGGGAGGGGGCTGAGCTCCCCAGCAGGCAATCAGGGCTGCAAATTGGGATCAGATGTGGGCAACTCCCCCCTGTAAATGCAgcgctgcagggctgctggggctggttctgctctgcctggggaggaggaggaggaagaggagggttTTGCTGGGGCCtagggaggctgcagggaccTGCAGAGCGTGGTGCTCCCTTTGGAGAGCTGTGTTTTCCCTGGGGAGTgccctttcctcttcccttttctcttccccttcccctgctgGGCTCTCCCCGCCGCAGGGATGATGCAGGAGCTGGTGGCTGGCGTGGAGAGGATCAGCCTCGACTCGGAGGCTGGtgtggagcagctcagagctcagcccctgcccttcCCGGGGGTGGACAGTAAgttgggcacagggctgtggcgtttttggggtgtgctggggctgtgggagctttTGGGGTTCTCCTCTTGCTGCCTTCCTGCAAAACCTGGCTGGGTTTTGTCCTGGCTCTGGGCAttgctggggacaggctggtAGTGACAGGGATGTCCCaggtgtgcagggacactgggggcaggctgggctgggacactggggacaggctggcagtgacagagctgtcccaggtgtgcagggacactggggacaggctggcagtgacagggctgggcactg encodes:
- the CDC42EP4 gene encoding cdc42 effector protein 4, with product MPILKQLVSNSAHSKRRSRADLTAEMISAPLGDFRHTMHVGRAGDAFGDTSFLTSKAGEPAPEAGEEPGASKPGLLSRRFRSSKRSQSVTRGDRQDMLGSLRDSALFVKNAVSLPQLNEKDVDRSAGQLPKSLSSSPVKKLPEEGSPEEQQRPNGAAAGPRSPGLDERDFGDITDLPVGLAKGGAGLKHAESIMSFHIDLGPSMLGDVLSIMDKDQWEQDEDAEVEEEEEEEEEEEGEAAPPGSPLAAPPSQSPARGAGGRSPRDSSPVSSCPSERSPVPRPPSQRGAAPKRPDKEFSFADEDDDEIRV